The following coding sequences lie in one Corynebacterium humireducens NBRC 106098 = DSM 45392 genomic window:
- a CDS encoding DedA family protein, whose translation MSTQDTKKKEEPELPGFLAHPDRLDKILFAALLIMGLWSLVLIPLRAWLLTHPLIYTLMVGGYTSAVVSGANASVGNGHWLVFLLCSVIGAVKFMPVYWAMGRKWGMEFIDMSLQYMPRAHRFFQRAVKSESTRMYAGTLAFIPLGYLPGPVPNTVVNAVAGLLKIRFWIMLVVNVLSILAVNGLFMWLGYTYGDRVLEVVEVVNRYLLWITLGLVGLMVFRAWRQNRRKAKA comes from the coding sequence ATGAGCACTCAGGACACGAAGAAGAAGGAAGAACCGGAGCTGCCGGGTTTTCTGGCGCACCCCGACCGGTTGGACAAGATCCTCTTCGCGGCGCTGCTCATCATGGGACTCTGGTCCCTGGTGCTCATCCCGCTGCGCGCCTGGCTGCTGACGCACCCGCTGATCTACACGCTCATGGTCGGCGGCTACACCTCCGCCGTGGTCTCCGGGGCGAACGCCTCCGTGGGCAACGGCCACTGGCTGGTGTTCCTGCTGTGCTCGGTCATCGGCGCCGTGAAGTTCATGCCCGTCTACTGGGCCATGGGACGCAAGTGGGGCATGGAGTTCATCGACATGTCGCTGCAGTACATGCCGCGGGCGCACCGCTTCTTCCAGCGCGCCGTGAAGTCGGAGTCGACGAGGATGTACGCGGGCACGCTGGCCTTCATCCCGCTCGGCTACCTGCCGGGCCCGGTGCCCAACACCGTGGTCAACGCCGTCGCGGGACTGCTGAAGATCCGCTTCTGGATCATGCTCGTCGTCAACGTGCTCAGCATCCTGGCGGTCAACGGCCTGTTCATGTGGCTGGGATACACCTACGGTGACCGGGTCCTCGAGGTCGTCGAGGTGGTCAACCGCTACCTGCTGTGGATCACGCTGGGGCTGGTGGGCCTCATGGTGTTCCGCGCATGGCGGCAGAACCGGAGGAAGGCGAAGGCCTGA
- a CDS encoding thiamine phosphate synthase — MRPTLDLRCYLVTGSGTPEHIIGVARRAVDGGCGIVQVRSKPIDALDLYELTATVAREVGDRATVLVDDRVDVALALRRQGLPVHGVHVGQTDLPVPAVRELLGPDAIVGLTTGTRELVEAANRYGDLIDYVGAGPYRPTPTKESGRTPLGVEGYHDIVAVSQVPVVAIGDVRAEDAADLGATGVAGLAVVRGLMEAPDPQEYAARLIAGFEEGRK, encoded by the coding sequence ATGCGACCCACCCTTGACCTGCGCTGCTACCTCGTGACGGGCTCCGGTACGCCGGAGCACATCATCGGGGTGGCCCGTAGGGCCGTCGACGGCGGCTGCGGCATCGTCCAGGTGCGCAGCAAGCCGATCGACGCGCTGGACCTGTACGAACTCACGGCGACCGTCGCCCGCGAGGTCGGCGACCGTGCCACGGTGCTTGTCGACGACCGCGTCGACGTCGCCCTCGCCCTCCGGCGGCAGGGGCTGCCCGTCCACGGCGTGCACGTCGGGCAGACCGACCTGCCGGTCCCGGCGGTCCGTGAGCTGCTCGGCCCCGACGCCATCGTCGGTCTGACCACCGGCACGCGGGAGCTGGTGGAGGCGGCGAACCGCTACGGCGACCTCATCGACTACGTCGGTGCCGGCCCCTACCGGCCGACCCCGACGAAGGAGTCCGGCCGGACCCCGCTGGGCGTGGAAGGCTACCACGACATCGTGGCGGTGTCGCAGGTCCCGGTCGTCGCCATCGGTGACGTGCGCGCCGAGGACGCCGCCGACCTGGGGGCCACCGGTGTGGCCGGCCTGGCCGTGGTCCGTGGCCTCATGGAGGCGCCGGACCCGCAGGAGTACGCGGCGCGGCTCATCGCCGGTTTCGAGGAGGGGCGGAAGTGA
- a CDS encoding ThiF family adenylyltransferase has product MLPEPELRRTARQLALPGYGLEQQERLHRAHVLVIGAGGLGCPAMQSLASAGVGHITVIDDDTVDITNIHRQILFGASDVGRVKVDVAAERLRELQPGITVTALNERLTVDNAVELVGSVDLVLDGSDSFETKYLVADAAEITGTPLVWGTVLRFHGDVCLFNSGPAQRGVGLRDLFPEQPRGDSIPDCATAGVLGATTAVVGGLLATTAIGWLAGLDVVPGRMFSYDAFPGSTRTFQILADPARTPVTSLEPSYGGDMCAFNPAEALLDDVRAGKAVLLDIREPHEKMLNDSLAELNPVRLPLSDIFSPDTIRRRLGDAERVVVHCASGMRSAEFCARYADLGYEFIDLPGGINGLR; this is encoded by the coding sequence GTGCTCCCCGAGCCTGAACTGCGCCGCACCGCCCGCCAGCTCGCCCTGCCCGGCTACGGCCTCGAGCAGCAGGAGCGGCTGCACCGCGCCCACGTCCTCGTCATCGGCGCCGGCGGCCTCGGCTGCCCGGCGATGCAGTCGCTGGCCTCCGCCGGTGTCGGCCACATCACGGTCATCGACGACGACACCGTCGACATCACCAACATCCACCGTCAGATCCTCTTCGGGGCCTCCGACGTGGGGCGCGTGAAGGTGGACGTCGCCGCCGAACGTCTCCGGGAGCTGCAGCCGGGGATCACGGTGACGGCGCTGAACGAGCGGCTGACCGTCGACAATGCGGTGGAACTGGTGGGGTCCGTGGACCTGGTCCTCGACGGCTCCGACTCCTTCGAGACGAAGTACCTCGTCGCCGACGCCGCCGAGATCACCGGCACCCCCCTGGTGTGGGGTACGGTGCTGCGTTTCCACGGCGACGTGTGCCTGTTCAACTCCGGCCCCGCGCAGCGCGGCGTCGGTCTGCGTGACCTGTTCCCCGAGCAGCCGCGCGGCGACTCCATCCCCGACTGCGCCACCGCCGGCGTCCTCGGCGCCACCACCGCGGTGGTCGGCGGCCTGCTGGCCACCACCGCCATCGGCTGGCTCGCCGGCCTCGACGTGGTGCCGGGCCGCATGTTCAGCTACGACGCCTTCCCCGGCTCTACCCGCACGTTCCAGATCCTGGCGGACCCGGCGCGCACGCCCGTGACCTCGCTGGAACCGTCGTATGGTGGGGACATGTGTGCATTCAATCCCGCTGAGGCGCTTCTCGACGACGTCCGCGCCGGCAAGGCCGTCCTCCTCGACATCCGTGAGCCCCACGAGAAGATGCTCAACGACTCCCTCGCGGAGCTGAACCCGGTGCGTCTGCCGCTCTCGGACATCTTCTCCCCCGACACGATCCGCCGCCGCCTGGGCGATGCGGAGCGGGTGGTCGTGCACTGCGCCTCGGGGATGCGCTCGGCCGAGTTCTGCGCGAGGTACGCGGACCTCGGCTACGAGTTCATCGACCTGCCCGGCGGGATCAACGGCCTGCGCTGA
- the thiC gene encoding phosphomethylpyrimidine synthase ThiC yields MQPTHDSGTEIHPKHRFSPIEKNGLSVPETEILLDDSPDGPNEPFRIYRTRGPECDVTVGLPALRAGWIEERGDVEKYEGRPRNLADDGRTATRRGAASAEWKGEKRPTLRAQKGKRVTQMHYARQGIITKEMEFVALREHCDPEFVRSEIARGRAILPNNINHPESEPMIIGRKFLTKINANIGNSAVTSSIQEEVEKLRWATRWGADTVMDLSTGNDIHTTREWIMRNSPVPIGTVPIYQALEKVDGVAEDLTWEIFRDTVIEQCEQGVDYMTVHAGVRLPFIPLTTERVTGIVSRGGSIMAGWCLAHHRESFLYENFDELCEIFAQYDVAFSLGDGLRPGSLADANDDAQFAELKTIGELTRRAWEYDVQVMVEGPGHVPLNMIQVNNELEQEWASDAPFYTLGPLVTDIAPGYDHITSAIGAAHIAMGGTAMLCYVTPKEHLGLPNRDDVKTGVITYKLAAHAADVAKGHPGARDWDDAMSKARFEFRWHDQFALSLDPETAQAYHDETLPAEPAKTAHFCSMCGPKFCSMRISQDIRDTFGAKLGIPQVGEPEAVEGMRTMSEEFRKRGSNVYLESVNNATHP; encoded by the coding sequence ATGCAGCCGACCCATGACTCCGGAACGGAAATCCACCCCAAGCACCGATTCTCCCCGATCGAGAAGAACGGTCTGAGTGTCCCTGAGACGGAGATCCTCCTGGACGACTCCCCCGACGGCCCGAACGAGCCGTTCCGCATCTACCGCACGCGCGGCCCGGAGTGCGACGTCACCGTCGGCCTGCCGGCGTTGCGGGCGGGGTGGATCGAGGAGCGGGGCGACGTCGAGAAGTATGAGGGACGTCCCCGCAACCTGGCCGATGACGGCCGGACGGCGACCCGGCGCGGCGCGGCGTCGGCGGAGTGGAAGGGCGAGAAGCGCCCGACCCTGCGCGCGCAGAAGGGGAAGAGGGTGACGCAGATGCACTACGCGCGGCAGGGCATCATCACGAAGGAGATGGAGTTCGTCGCGCTGCGTGAGCACTGCGACCCCGAGTTCGTGCGCTCGGAGATCGCCCGCGGCCGCGCGATCCTGCCGAACAACATCAACCACCCGGAGTCCGAGCCGATGATCATCGGGCGGAAGTTCCTGACGAAGATCAACGCGAACATCGGCAACTCGGCCGTCACCTCGTCGATCCAGGAGGAGGTGGAGAAGCTGCGCTGGGCGACCCGTTGGGGTGCGGACACGGTCATGGACCTGTCCACCGGCAACGACATCCACACCACCCGCGAGTGGATCATGCGCAACTCCCCCGTCCCGATCGGCACCGTCCCGATCTACCAGGCGCTGGAGAAGGTGGACGGCGTCGCCGAGGACCTGACCTGGGAGATCTTCCGCGACACCGTCATCGAGCAGTGCGAGCAGGGCGTCGACTACATGACCGTCCACGCCGGTGTCCGCCTGCCCTTCATCCCGCTGACCACGGAGCGGGTGACGGGCATCGTGTCCCGCGGCGGCTCGATCATGGCGGGCTGGTGCCTGGCGCACCACAGGGAGTCCTTCCTGTACGAGAACTTCGACGAGCTCTGCGAGATCTTCGCGCAGTACGACGTCGCCTTCTCCCTCGGCGACGGCCTGCGTCCGGGCAGCCTCGCCGACGCCAACGACGACGCCCAGTTCGCCGAGCTGAAGACCATCGGCGAGCTCACCCGCCGGGCGTGGGAGTACGACGTCCAGGTCATGGTCGAGGGCCCGGGCCACGTGCCGCTCAACATGATCCAGGTGAACAACGAGCTGGAGCAGGAGTGGGCCTCCGATGCCCCCTTCTACACCCTCGGCCCCCTGGTCACGGACATCGCGCCGGGCTACGACCACATCACCTCCGCCATCGGCGCGGCACACATCGCCATGGGCGGCACCGCGATGCTCTGCTACGTCACCCCGAAGGAGCACCTCGGTCTACCGAACCGCGACGACGTCAAGACCGGCGTGATCACCTACAAGCTGGCGGCCCACGCCGCGGACGTCGCGAAGGGGCACCCCGGTGCGCGGGACTGGGACGACGCGATGAGCAAGGCGCGTTTCGAGTTCCGCTGGCACGACCAGTTCGCCCTCTCCCTCGACCCGGAGACCGCGCAGGCCTACCATGACGAGACCCTGCCCGCGGAGCCGGCGAAGACGGCGCACTTCTGCTCGATGTGCGGCCCGAAGTTCTGCTCCATGCGCATCAGCCAGGACATCCGCGACACGTTCGGCGCGAAGCTGGGCATCCCGCAGGTCGGCGAGCCGGAGGCGGTCGAGGGGATGCGTACCATGTCAGAGGAGTTCCGCAAGCGCGGTTCCAACGTCTATCTCGAATCGGTGAACAATGCGACCCACCCTTGA
- the thiS gene encoding sulfur carrier protein ThiS, which yields MNLTVNNESVSTTATTLLGLLEETLGQLPGAGVAVAVDGDVVPRSEWDRALEEGQTIDILTAVQGG from the coding sequence ATGAACCTCACCGTCAACAACGAGTCCGTGTCCACCACCGCCACCACCCTGCTCGGGCTGCTCGAGGAGACCCTCGGTCAGCTGCCGGGCGCCGGTGTCGCCGTCGCCGTCGACGGTGACGTCGTGCCGCGTTCCGAATGGGACCGCGCCCTCGAGGAGGGCCAGACCATCGACATTCTCACCGCAGTCCAGGGAGGCTGA
- a CDS encoding class I SAM-dependent methyltransferase gives MAMFDRAAEAYDRHAADSPYNAHYDRPAMLDLLGDVSGLHILDAGCGSGLYAAELLARGASVVGVDESERLIRLARKRAPGAQFHVGTLEKPLTWAEDASVDRVLMALVLHHLHYPVNTLREFHRVLRDDGRLLISTGHPTDDWRRLGGSYFTRERIEETWSMGVQTSYRRAPLETLVAEFGEAGFVVEKLVEPKPTETLREKYPAAHEKLSRVPAFIAFRLMKHPDTWVTR, from the coding sequence ATGGCCATGTTCGACCGCGCAGCGGAGGCCTACGACCGCCACGCCGCGGACAGCCCCTACAACGCGCACTACGACCGCCCGGCCATGCTCGACCTGTTGGGTGACGTCTCCGGCCTGCACATTCTCGACGCCGGCTGCGGCTCCGGGCTCTACGCCGCCGAACTGCTCGCGCGGGGTGCCTCGGTGGTCGGCGTCGACGAGAGTGAGAGACTCATCCGGCTGGCGCGGAAACGCGCCCCGGGGGCGCAGTTCCATGTCGGGACCCTGGAGAAACCCCTCACCTGGGCGGAGGACGCCAGCGTCGACCGGGTGCTCATGGCGCTGGTGCTGCATCACCTGCACTACCCGGTGAACACCCTGCGGGAGTTCCACCGCGTCCTGCGTGACGACGGCCGTCTGCTCATCTCCACCGGCCACCCCACCGACGACTGGCGACGCCTCGGCGGCAGCTATTTCACCCGCGAACGCATCGAGGAGACCTGGTCGATGGGCGTCCAGACCTCCTACCGGCGTGCCCCGCTGGAGACCCTGGTGGCGGAGTTCGGGGAGGCGGGGTTCGTCGTCGAGAAGCTCGTGGAACCGAAACCCACCGAGACCCTGCGGGAGAAGTACCCCGCAGCCCACGAGAAACTGTCGCGGGTGCCCGCGTTCATCGCGTTCCGGCTGATGAAACACCCCGACACCTGGGTCACCCGGTAG
- a CDS encoding thiazole synthase, with the protein MLTIADRTFESHLIMGTGGATSMSMLEDSLVASGTELTTVAMRRHAAKADQGESVFDMLQRLDIAPLPNTAGCRTARDAVITAKLAREALGTNWVKVEVIADEHTLLPDVVELIDACELLVAEGFVVLAYTSDDPVVAKRLEDVGCAAVMPLGSPIGTGLGILNPHNIELICSRATVPVLLDAGVGTASDAALAMELGCSGVLLASAVNRSQDPVAMAQAMRHAVEAGRLAAGAGRIPRREHAVASSSFDGLVSWSDQVL; encoded by the coding sequence ATGCTCACCATCGCCGACCGCACCTTCGAGTCCCACCTCATCATGGGCACCGGCGGCGCGACGTCCATGTCCATGCTCGAGGACTCGCTCGTGGCCTCCGGCACGGAGCTGACCACCGTGGCGATGCGTCGTCACGCGGCGAAGGCCGACCAGGGCGAGTCCGTGTTCGACATGCTGCAGCGCCTCGACATCGCCCCGCTGCCGAACACCGCGGGCTGCCGCACCGCCCGCGACGCCGTCATCACCGCGAAGCTCGCCCGGGAGGCACTGGGCACGAACTGGGTGAAGGTCGAGGTCATCGCCGACGAGCACACCCTGCTTCCCGACGTCGTCGAGCTCATCGACGCCTGCGAGCTCCTCGTCGCCGAGGGTTTCGTCGTCCTGGCCTACACCTCCGACGACCCGGTCGTGGCCAAGCGTCTCGAGGACGTCGGCTGCGCGGCGGTCATGCCGCTGGGCTCGCCGATCGGCACGGGCCTGGGCATCCTCAACCCGCACAACATCGAGCTCATCTGCTCGCGCGCCACGGTGCCCGTGCTTCTCGACGCCGGCGTCGGCACCGCCTCCGACGCCGCGCTCGCCATGGAGCTGGGCTGCTCCGGCGTGCTGCTGGCCTCCGCGGTCAACCGTTCGCAGGACCCGGTGGCGATGGCGCAGGCCATGCGCCACGCGGTCGAGGCGGGCCGCCTGGCCGCCGGCGCCGGACGCATCCCACGTCGCGAGCACGCCGTCGCCTCCTCCAGCTTCGACGGGCTGGTCTCCTGGTCGGACCAGGTGCTGTAG
- a CDS encoding Tex family protein, whose protein sequence is MIVSTIARELQVREDQIRAVLDLLAAGNTVPFIARYRKEATGGLDDTQLRTIEERATYLRELEERKQTVLEAIEEQGKLTGDLRALILACETKARLEDLYLPFRKRRRTKADIAREAGLEALTDTLVDTPTATPETLAADYLTEGFEDERTALEGARAILIDRFALDADLVGEVREQMFRTGQMVSSVVVGKETEGAKFKDYFEFSETFTTLPSHRILALLRGESEGVLQLTLDPGDDTLYEGLIASRFDLPVAESRWLADAVRFGWRTKLAVSSGLDVRMRLKERAEEGALDVFARNLRDVLLAAPAGQRATLGLDPGFRNGVKCAVVDPTGKVLATTIVHPHQPQNRWDAARQELAGLCATHGVDLVAVGNGTASRETEKLAGEIADLLAAAGGKRPTPVVVSESGASVYSASAIAAAEFPDMDVSLRGAVSIARRLQDPLAELVKIDPKAIGVGQYQHDVNQHALARTLDGVVESAVNAVGVDLNTASVPLLERVAGVTATLAKNIVAHRDDHGAFPNRRALLKVPRLGPKAYEQCAGFLRITGGSDPLDASAVHPEAYPVVARIAEATGLGVSELIGNTRVLSSLRPADFADDTFGIPTVTDIIAELDKPGRDPRPEFRTATFREGVEKLSDLRPGMILEGTVTNVAAFGAFVDVGVHQDGLVHVSAMSDRFVSDPHEVVRSGEVVKVKVMEVDVDRQRIGLSLRLDDEPGKSGKSGKPAKPAKSRQKPRREQAAGGSMAEALRRAGLK, encoded by the coding sequence ATGATCGTCTCCACCATCGCCCGTGAACTGCAGGTCCGCGAGGACCAGATCCGTGCCGTCCTCGACCTGCTCGCCGCAGGCAACACCGTCCCGTTCATCGCCCGCTACCGCAAGGAGGCCACCGGCGGACTCGACGACACCCAGCTGCGCACCATCGAGGAACGCGCCACCTACCTGCGTGAACTCGAGGAGCGTAAGCAGACCGTCCTCGAGGCCATTGAGGAGCAGGGCAAGCTCACCGGGGACCTCCGCGCCCTCATCCTCGCCTGCGAGACGAAGGCCCGCCTCGAGGACCTCTACCTGCCGTTCAGGAAGCGCCGTCGCACGAAGGCGGACATCGCCCGCGAGGCCGGGCTCGAGGCCCTCACCGATACGCTTGTCGACACCCCCACCGCCACCCCGGAGACCCTGGCCGCGGACTACCTCACCGAGGGCTTCGAGGACGAGAGGACGGCGCTGGAGGGCGCCCGCGCGATCCTCATCGACCGCTTCGCCCTCGACGCCGACCTCGTCGGCGAGGTCCGCGAGCAGATGTTCCGCACCGGTCAGATGGTCTCCTCCGTGGTCGTCGGCAAGGAGACCGAGGGGGCGAAGTTCAAGGACTACTTCGAGTTCTCGGAGACCTTCACCACGCTGCCCTCCCACCGCATCCTGGCCCTGCTGCGCGGCGAGTCCGAGGGTGTCCTGCAGCTCACCCTCGACCCCGGCGACGATACCCTCTACGAGGGCCTGATCGCCTCCCGTTTCGACCTGCCCGTCGCGGAGTCCCGCTGGCTGGCCGACGCCGTCCGCTTCGGCTGGCGCACGAAGCTCGCCGTCTCCTCCGGCCTCGACGTGCGCATGCGGCTGAAGGAGCGGGCCGAGGAGGGGGCGCTCGACGTCTTCGCCCGCAACCTCCGCGACGTCCTCCTCGCCGCCCCGGCCGGGCAGCGTGCCACCCTGGGCCTGGACCCGGGCTTCCGCAACGGCGTGAAGTGCGCCGTGGTGGACCCCACCGGCAAGGTGCTCGCCACGACCATCGTCCACCCGCACCAGCCGCAGAACCGCTGGGACGCCGCCCGCCAGGAACTCGCCGGCCTGTGCGCCACGCACGGGGTGGACCTCGTGGCCGTCGGCAACGGCACCGCCTCCCGGGAGACGGAGAAGCTGGCCGGGGAGATCGCCGACCTCCTCGCCGCCGCCGGCGGGAAGCGCCCCACTCCCGTGGTGGTCTCCGAGTCGGGTGCGTCCGTGTACTCGGCCTCCGCGATCGCCGCCGCCGAGTTCCCCGACATGGACGTCTCCCTCCGGGGTGCCGTCTCCATCGCCCGCCGCCTGCAGGACCCGCTGGCGGAGCTGGTGAAGATCGACCCCAAGGCGATCGGCGTCGGCCAGTACCAGCACGACGTCAACCAGCACGCCCTGGCCCGCACGCTCGACGGCGTCGTCGAGAGTGCGGTGAACGCCGTCGGCGTGGACCTCAACACCGCCTCGGTCCCGCTGCTCGAGCGCGTCGCCGGCGTCACGGCCACCCTGGCCAAGAACATCGTGGCGCACCGCGACGACCACGGGGCCTTCCCGAACCGCAGGGCCCTGCTCAAGGTTCCGCGTCTGGGCCCCAAGGCGTACGAGCAGTGCGCGGGCTTCCTCCGCATCACCGGCGGCAGCGACCCGCTCGACGCCTCCGCCGTCCACCCGGAGGCCTACCCGGTCGTCGCCCGCATCGCGGAAGCCACCGGGCTGGGCGTCTCCGAGCTCATCGGCAACACCCGGGTGCTCTCCTCCCTGCGGCCCGCCGACTTCGCCGACGACACCTTCGGCATCCCGACGGTCACGGACATCATCGCCGAACTGGACAAGCCCGGCCGGGACCCGCGCCCGGAGTTCCGGACGGCGACGTTCCGGGAGGGCGTCGAGAAGCTCTCCGACCTGCGGCCCGGCATGATCCTCGAGGGCACCGTCACCAATGTCGCGGCCTTCGGCGCCTTTGTCGACGTCGGTGTCCACCAGGACGGCCTCGTCCACGTCTCCGCGATGTCGGACCGCTTCGTCTCGGACCCGCACGAGGTGGTGCGTTCGGGTGAGGTCGTGAAGGTGAAGGTGATGGAGGTGGACGTCGACCGCCAGCGCATCGGCCTCAGTCTCCGCCTCGACGACGAGCCCGGGAAGTCCGGGAAGTCCGGGAAGCCTGCGAAACCCGCGAAGAGCCGGCAGAAGCCGCGCCGGGAGCAGGCGGCCGGGGGATCGATGGCCGAGGCCCTCAGGCGGGCCGGGCTGAAGTAG
- a CDS encoding GntR family transcriptional regulator, protein MLIHLDASSPTPLYAQLIAALRRAIVSGDIADGERLPSAQDLAAALDLNRNTVLRAYRDLREEGLVELHRGRGTIARRPTRAPDGGVEKHLDALAAAAREAHVPLADLVAGLTIRGVL, encoded by the coding sequence ATGCTCATCCACCTCGACGCCTCCTCCCCCACCCCGCTCTACGCGCAGCTCATCGCGGCGCTGCGCAGGGCGATCGTCTCCGGGGACATTGCCGACGGCGAGCGCCTCCCCTCCGCGCAGGACCTCGCCGCTGCCCTCGACCTCAACCGCAACACGGTGCTGCGCGCCTACCGTGACCTCCGCGAGGAGGGGCTCGTCGAACTCCACCGCGGCCGGGGCACCATCGCGCGGCGGCCGACGCGGGCCCCGGACGGGGGCGTCGAGAAGCATCTTGACGCCCTCGCCGCCGCCGCCAGGGAAGCCCACGTCCCCCTCGCCGACCTCGTCGCCGGCCTGACCATCAGAGGAGTCCTGTGA
- a CDS encoding sulfite exporter TauE/SafE family protein gives MDTDLWVLLLVGLAAGIADATTGGGGMLQIPALFALAGPGAVAPVMAVNKASAAVGNVVSYVRFARLPDVARPDRRTVAVSLVTAVPMVCLGAWLAGQMDTSQFRPYLVGALLVVLVYVVAVQPRLTPTRSRAATPLALAALTAALGFYDGFLGPATGSVLILVMQWYLGAQLRTGLASAKLVQLILNGTGALVFGLLAPPPLLPVLALAVGNAFGGWLGSGVVSRVDDRLLRLFLVVGVLGSVAWTLVR, from the coding sequence ATGGACACCGACCTCTGGGTGCTCCTCCTGGTCGGACTGGCCGCGGGCATCGCCGACGCGACCACCGGTGGGGGAGGCATGCTGCAGATCCCGGCGCTGTTCGCCCTCGCCGGCCCAGGGGCGGTCGCGCCGGTGATGGCGGTGAACAAGGCATCGGCGGCCGTGGGCAACGTGGTGTCGTACGTACGCTTCGCCCGGCTGCCCGACGTCGCCCGCCCCGACCGTCGCACCGTGGCGGTCTCCCTGGTCACTGCCGTCCCGATGGTCTGTCTGGGTGCCTGGCTGGCGGGGCAGATGGACACCTCCCAGTTCCGTCCCTACCTCGTGGGGGCCCTGCTGGTCGTGCTCGTCTACGTCGTCGCCGTGCAGCCGCGGCTCACCCCGACCCGCTCCCGTGCGGCCACCCCACTGGCCCTGGCGGCCCTCACCGCCGCCCTGGGTTTCTACGACGGCTTCCTGGGCCCGGCCACCGGCAGCGTGCTCATCCTGGTCATGCAGTGGTACCTCGGTGCGCAGCTGCGCACCGGTCTGGCCTCGGCGAAGCTGGTCCAGCTCATCCTCAACGGCACCGGTGCGCTGGTCTTCGGACTGCTCGCCCCGCCCCCGCTGCTGCCGGTGCTGGCGTTGGCCGTCGGCAACGCGTTCGGCGGGTGGCTGGGGTCGGGGGTGGTCTCGCGCGTCGATGACCGGCTGCTGCGCCTGTTCCTCGTCGTCGGTGTCCTCGGTTCGGTGGCGTGGACGCTGGTGCGCTGA
- the thiO gene encoding glycine oxidase ThiO: MTVVGGGLVGLATALRLADRGHGVTLQDPAPASGATHHAGGMLAPVAEVVYRQEALFPLMLRSAELYPGLLEVVGRHTDLPTGHRTEGTLVVAADRADATHLAELTDYQAQHSMTAERLPLRQARSLEPALSPQLAGAVHIPGDHQVNPRMFAVALLDALGNLGVRVVRERAEELPAGQVILANGLGAAALHPGLQLRPVYGDILRLGVPEHLQPLLTRVVRGFVEDRPVYLIPRTDGTLAIGATSREDDRPIPRTGAVHDLLRDATRLVPGIEECDFLEATTGARPGTPDDLPYLGRVNEHLIVSTGYFRHGILLTALAADVAVHLVEGTDPGIDLAACDPHRHTAHQE, encoded by the coding sequence ATCACGGTCGTCGGTGGCGGGCTCGTCGGCCTGGCCACCGCCCTGCGGCTGGCCGACCGCGGCCACGGGGTCACCCTGCAGGACCCGGCCCCGGCGTCGGGTGCCACCCACCACGCGGGCGGCATGCTCGCCCCGGTCGCCGAGGTGGTGTACCGGCAGGAGGCGCTCTTCCCGCTCATGCTGCGTTCGGCGGAGCTGTATCCGGGGCTGCTGGAGGTCGTCGGCAGGCACACGGACCTGCCCACGGGGCACCGCACCGAGGGCACCCTCGTCGTGGCGGCGGACCGGGCGGACGCCACGCACCTGGCCGAGCTGACCGACTACCAGGCGCAGCACTCGATGACCGCGGAGCGGCTGCCGCTGCGGCAGGCCCGCTCGCTGGAGCCGGCGCTGTCGCCGCAGCTGGCGGGCGCGGTGCACATCCCGGGCGACCACCAGGTCAACCCGCGGATGTTCGCGGTGGCGCTGCTCGACGCACTGGGGAACCTCGGCGTGCGTGTCGTCCGTGAGCGGGCGGAGGAACTGCCCGCCGGCCAGGTCATCCTGGCCAACGGGCTCGGTGCCGCCGCCCTGCACCCGGGTCTGCAGCTGCGGCCCGTGTACGGTGACATCCTGCGCCTGGGGGTGCCGGAGCATCTGCAGCCGCTGCTCACGCGGGTGGTGCGGGGCTTCGTCGAGGACCGTCCCGTCTACCTGATCCCCCGCACGGACGGCACGCTGGCCATCGGCGCGACGAGCCGTGAAGATGACCGCCCCATCCCCCGCACCGGTGCCGTGCACGACCTGCTGCGCGACGCCACCCGCCTGGTGCCGGGCATCGAGGAGTGCGACTTCCTCGAGGCCACCACGGGGGCACGTCCGGGCACGCCGGATGATCTTCCGTACCTTGGGAGGGTGAACGAGCACCTCATCGTCTCGACCGGCTATTTCCGCCACGGGATCCTGCTCACCGCGCTGGCCGCCGACGTGGCGGTCCACCTCGTGGAGGGCACCGACCCGGGCATCGATCTGGCGGCCTGCGACCCGCACCGTCACACCGCCCACCAGGAGTGA